The Candidatus Polarisedimenticolaceae bacterium genome contains a region encoding:
- a CDS encoding isoaspartyl peptidase/L-asparaginase family protein — protein sequence MPIALAVHGGAWNIPDGQVEAHRAGVDRALRAGWALLLEGANALDVVERCVRILEDDPTFNAGRGAHLNAAGRLELDASIMEGRSRRAGAVAAVEGVRHPVSVARLVLERSAHVLLVAAGARRFAKAHGAETCRTSSLLVGRELARWRRIRRGERHLVEHEFRHARPHGTVGAVAIDARGGSAAATSTGGTQDKAPGRVGDTPIIGAGTWADDRLGAASCTGWGEAILRCVLAKTAVDGLAGGRVPSRAASAAVRELPRVDGHAGLILVDRAGRAAAAFNTPRMARGLATSRGLVVAVEPRGARA from the coding sequence GTGCCGATCGCGTTGGCCGTTCACGGCGGAGCGTGGAACATCCCGGACGGACAGGTGGAGGCCCATCGCGCCGGAGTGGACCGGGCCCTGCGCGCCGGCTGGGCGCTGCTCCTCGAAGGAGCGAACGCACTCGACGTCGTCGAGCGATGCGTGCGCATCCTGGAGGACGACCCGACCTTCAACGCAGGCCGCGGCGCTCACCTGAATGCCGCCGGTCGCCTCGAGCTCGACGCCTCGATCATGGAGGGGCGGAGCCGACGCGCCGGCGCGGTGGCCGCGGTGGAAGGGGTTCGGCACCCCGTGAGCGTCGCCCGGCTCGTCCTCGAGCGCAGCGCGCACGTCCTGCTCGTCGCCGCCGGCGCACGTCGCTTCGCCAAGGCCCACGGCGCGGAAACCTGCCGGACGTCCAGTCTGCTCGTCGGCCGGGAGCTCGCCCGCTGGCGCCGCATCCGGCGCGGGGAGCGACACCTCGTCGAGCACGAGTTCCGGCACGCGCGCCCCCACGGCACGGTCGGCGCCGTCGCGATCGACGCACGCGGCGGATCCGCCGCGGCCACCTCGACCGGCGGGACGCAGGACAAGGCACCGGGGCGCGTCGGCGACACGCCGATCATCGGTGCGGGAACGTGGGCGGACGACCGCCTCGGCGCCGCATCCTGCACGGGCTGGGGGGAGGCGATCCTGCGCTGCGTGCTCGCCAAGACGGCCGTGGACGGGCTCGCCGGCGGGCGCGTCCCGTCGCGCGCCGCTTCCGCGGCCGTGCGCGAGCTCCCGCGCGTGGACGGGCACGCCGGCCTCATCCTCGTCGATCGCGCGGGGCGCGCCGCCGCGGCGTTCAACACGCCGCGGATGGCGCGGGGGCTGGCGACCTCCCGCGGTCTCGTCGTCGCGGTGGAGCCTCGAGGGGCCCGCGCGTGA
- a CDS encoding sigma 54-interacting transcriptional regulator produces MYYFHIKPLGGLERRTPIPPGVSSIGRLPGNQVVLDEYGVSGRHAELEVAGPEVLIRDLSSTNGLFVNGRRVESARLQPGDRVLLGSVLAVLQEAVSDRIRIRQDGSIPDGNEGGRVDGEGFPPSLLEKAYVPTASAPADVLDAPPSGGTHDPEVLLALLQEILVDGGARTSEALSRALGAVVRHLGASEGYLVGVRAPAEYYLLAAAGGSGQLVLSRGVLQQLAETGAECCIDTSERAGEGCIALPLRVRGRAGGALYFQVPVESMRAARQKVGSMRPVTAALALLVERAEAQSDLLRTRLALAAGVEWPAHAEGFRATSYDLVARSAAMREAADRLERLASEPGPVVLRGETGVGKARAARRLHALSPRRRAPFLLVGCGIAPEEEERSALFGSRDDLAGDGGRGRLDLADGGTVYFDEISELGRPSQSALAVFLRSAPRVGVVLGTRHAEGTPIPGIDPSLAEILEQLAVVPIPALRDRKDDVIALAQEFARSEGAAARKRILGLSMDACRALRDYPWPGNVLELKSVVGRAVLVARDSILDVDLFPFDIAGGRIDLPGLDALGLARERSWREAKLAFERVYFSEVLESNDGNVAKSARRAGIARKNFYYKLRQHGLVPK; encoded by the coding sequence GTGTATTACTTTCACATCAAGCCCCTGGGTGGGCTCGAGCGCCGGACGCCGATCCCGCCGGGCGTCTCCTCCATCGGCCGCCTTCCCGGGAACCAGGTCGTGCTCGACGAATACGGCGTATCCGGCCGCCATGCGGAGCTCGAGGTCGCCGGTCCCGAGGTCCTCATCCGCGACCTCTCCTCCACCAACGGGTTGTTCGTCAACGGCCGCAGGGTCGAGTCGGCACGACTCCAGCCCGGAGATCGCGTGCTGCTCGGATCGGTTCTCGCCGTGCTTCAGGAAGCCGTCAGCGATCGCATCCGGATCCGGCAGGACGGCTCGATTCCGGACGGGAACGAGGGAGGACGGGTCGATGGGGAAGGGTTTCCTCCCTCGCTCCTCGAGAAAGCCTACGTGCCCACCGCGTCGGCCCCGGCCGACGTGCTCGACGCCCCGCCCTCCGGAGGAACGCACGATCCCGAGGTGCTCCTCGCCCTGCTCCAGGAGATCCTGGTCGACGGCGGCGCGCGAACGTCCGAAGCGCTCTCCCGCGCCCTCGGCGCGGTGGTCCGCCACCTGGGCGCCTCGGAGGGGTATCTCGTCGGCGTGAGGGCTCCCGCGGAGTACTACCTGCTCGCGGCGGCCGGAGGGTCGGGCCAGCTCGTGTTGTCGCGGGGCGTGCTCCAGCAGCTCGCCGAGACGGGCGCCGAGTGTTGCATCGACACCTCGGAGCGCGCCGGCGAAGGGTGCATCGCACTTCCCCTCCGGGTCCGCGGGCGGGCGGGCGGGGCGCTCTACTTCCAGGTTCCCGTCGAATCGATGCGTGCGGCGCGCCAGAAGGTCGGCTCGATGCGCCCCGTCACGGCCGCCCTCGCGCTCCTCGTGGAGCGCGCCGAGGCCCAGTCGGATCTGCTGCGGACGCGCCTGGCGCTGGCCGCGGGGGTGGAGTGGCCCGCCCACGCGGAGGGGTTCCGGGCGACGTCCTACGACCTCGTCGCCCGGAGCGCCGCGATGCGCGAGGCGGCGGACCGGCTCGAGCGGCTTGCTTCGGAGCCGGGACCCGTCGTGCTGCGCGGCGAGACGGGGGTCGGCAAGGCGCGTGCGGCGCGCCGGCTGCACGCGCTGTCTCCGCGGCGGCGCGCGCCCTTCCTCCTCGTGGGGTGTGGAATCGCGCCGGAGGAGGAAGAGCGGAGCGCCCTGTTCGGCTCGCGAGACGACCTCGCGGGGGATGGGGGACGGGGCAGGCTGGACCTCGCCGACGGCGGGACGGTCTACTTCGACGAAATTTCGGAGCTCGGGCGCCCGTCGCAGAGTGCCCTCGCCGTCTTCCTTCGGTCCGCTCCGCGCGTGGGCGTCGTGCTCGGCACGCGCCACGCCGAAGGGACGCCGATTCCCGGGATCGACCCTTCCCTGGCCGAGATCCTGGAGCAGCTCGCGGTCGTGCCGATCCCCGCCCTGCGCGATCGCAAGGACGACGTCATCGCGCTTGCGCAGGAGTTCGCACGCTCGGAAGGTGCGGCGGCCCGGAAGCGCATCCTGGGTCTGTCGATGGACGCGTGCCGCGCGCTGAGGGATTACCCCTGGCCCGGCAACGTTCTCGAGCTCAAGAGCGTCGTCGGGAGGGCGGTGCTCGTCGCCCGCGACTCGATCCTGGACGTGGACCTCTTCCCCTTCGACATCGCAGGCGGGAGGATCGACCTTCCGGGCCTCGACGCCCTCGGGCTCGCCCGCGAGAGGAGTTGGCGCGAGGCCAAGCTAGCCTTCGAGCGCGTCTACTTCTCGGAAGTGCTCGAATCCAACGACGGGAACGTCGCGAAGTCGGCGCGCCGGGCCGGGATCGCGCGGAAGAACTTCTACTACAAGCTCCGGCAGCACGGGCTCGTCCCGAAGTGA
- a CDS encoding serine/threonine-protein kinase, which translates to MTGRIGDEARERILRAQELPPGSIVAGRFRIESPLGMGGGGEVHVAADLETGARVALKLLAPGAARCRDEAFEREPRLALRLDHRGLARTLALGEFEGRAWLATELVEGETLAARLRRGALPAKDAARTLLELLDALDYLHAAGVVHRDVKPGNVVLSPSGAKILDYGLARRMGVPSPATGEVWGTAEYLSPEQVRGEAGDHRADLYAASVVLWELLTGEPPFRAATPLETARERARRGPRPPPTADPDTAALLAVAVRGLAPSPEDRFPSARAMAEAIRLAPGGPSARRDLRRALRDDADRLAGRAPRAERLLRVVLPLAVAAAITLAGLATWWVKTRSLP; encoded by the coding sequence GTGACCGGGCGAATCGGCGACGAGGCCCGCGAGCGGATCCTGCGCGCGCAGGAGCTCCCGCCGGGGTCGATCGTCGCCGGCCGGTTCCGGATCGAGTCGCCGTTGGGGATGGGCGGCGGCGGCGAGGTTCACGTCGCCGCCGATCTCGAGACCGGCGCCCGGGTGGCCTTGAAGCTCCTCGCCCCCGGAGCCGCCCGATGCAGGGACGAGGCCTTCGAGCGCGAGCCGCGGCTCGCGCTGCGGCTCGACCATCGCGGCCTCGCGCGAACGCTCGCGCTGGGGGAGTTCGAAGGTCGTGCGTGGCTCGCCACGGAGCTCGTGGAGGGGGAGACGCTCGCCGCCCGCCTGCGGCGCGGCGCGCTCCCGGCGAAGGACGCCGCGCGGACGCTGCTCGAGCTCCTCGACGCGCTCGACTACCTTCACGCGGCGGGAGTGGTCCATCGCGACGTGAAACCGGGGAACGTGGTCTTGTCACCCTCGGGGGCGAAGATCCTCGACTACGGGCTCGCACGCCGCATGGGCGTTCCGTCGCCCGCCACGGGCGAGGTGTGGGGCACCGCCGAGTACCTCTCGCCCGAGCAGGTTCGCGGAGAGGCGGGGGACCACCGCGCGGACCTCTACGCCGCGTCGGTCGTGCTCTGGGAGCTGCTGACCGGCGAGCCTCCCTTCCGAGCGGCGACGCCGCTCGAGACCGCGCGGGAGCGCGCGCGCCGCGGCCCTCGACCGCCGCCCACCGCCGACCCCGACACGGCTGCGCTCCTCGCGGTCGCCGTCCGGGGCCTCGCCCCCTCTCCCGAGGACCGCTTCCCGTCGGCCCGGGCCATGGCCGAGGCGATTCGCCTCGCCCCTGGCGGGCCCTCCGCGCGTCGGGATCTCCGGCGCGCCCTCCGCGACGACGCCGACCGCCTCGCGGGACGCGCGCCGCGCGCGGAGCGGCTGCTTCGCGTCGTGTTGCCGCTCGCGGTCGCCGCGGCGATCACGCTCGCGGGCCTAGCGACCTGGTGGGTGAAGACGCGGTCGCTTCCTTGA
- the pyk gene encoding pyruvate kinase produces MRITKLGGTLGPACDDPAVLAGLLGAGLDLARINFSHGEPEDARRRVRRFRRAARDSGRTVALLGDLQGPRFRIGTLPGGRLELEPGAGIDVIAGTERSPAGTLPVPWPALSRQARRGTTLRIDDGNVVLRVESVRGARLRCRVERGGPVGDRKGINLPGAELAKSAFTAKDRRDLALAAELRCDALLVSFVRGASDVRLARRLLERAGSTMAVVAKIERPEALDRLAEILDAADGVLVARGDLGVELPLERLPGLQKEVLAAARAVGKRGIVAAHLLASMTVSDRPARSEVIDVANAVLDGASALLLTGETAVGAHPVAAVEAMARIVDEAESWSERRGWWS; encoded by the coding sequence ATGCGGATCACCAAGCTCGGAGGCACGCTGGGCCCCGCCTGCGACGACCCGGCGGTGCTCGCGGGACTGCTCGGGGCGGGGCTCGACCTGGCCCGGATCAACTTCTCCCACGGAGAGCCGGAGGACGCCCGGCGAAGGGTCCGCCGCTTCCGCCGCGCCGCGCGAGACTCCGGCCGGACGGTCGCGCTCCTGGGCGACCTGCAGGGGCCGCGATTCCGGATCGGGACGCTGCCGGGCGGCCGACTCGAGCTCGAGCCCGGTGCCGGGATCGACGTGATCGCCGGAACCGAACGCTCCCCCGCGGGAACCCTCCCCGTCCCCTGGCCGGCGCTGTCCCGGCAGGCGCGCCGGGGCACGACGCTCCGAATCGACGACGGCAACGTCGTCCTGCGGGTCGAATCCGTGCGCGGAGCGCGCCTGCGGTGCCGCGTGGAGCGCGGGGGACCGGTCGGCGACCGCAAGGGGATCAACCTTCCCGGCGCCGAGCTCGCGAAGTCCGCGTTCACCGCGAAGGACCGGCGCGACCTCGCGCTCGCGGCGGAGCTTCGCTGCGACGCGTTGCTCGTCTCGTTCGTGCGGGGCGCCTCGGACGTCCGTCTCGCGCGACGGCTGCTCGAGCGCGCCGGGAGCACGATGGCCGTCGTCGCGAAGATCGAGCGCCCGGAGGCGCTCGATCGACTCGCCGAGATCCTCGACGCCGCCGACGGCGTGCTCGTCGCTCGCGGGGATCTCGGCGTCGAGCTCCCGCTCGAGCGGCTCCCGGGGTTGCAGAAGGAGGTGCTCGCCGCCGCCCGCGCCGTCGGGAAACGGGGGATCGTCGCCGCGCATCTGCTCGCGTCGATGACGGTGTCGGATCGACCGGCGCGCTCGGAGGTGATCGACGTCGCGAACGCCGTCCTCGACGGCGCCTCCGCGCTCCTGCTGACCGGAGAGACGGCGGTCGGCGCGCACCCCGTCGCCGCGGTCGAGGCCATGGCGAGGATCGTCGACGAAGCCGAGTCGTGGTCAGAACGTCGCGGATGGTGGAGCTGA
- the sppA gene encoding signal peptide peptidase SppA — MKKFLLVLLAIVGILCIIAAVAVLVVGGLSSGSGRIGSKTVLEVDLEQGLEEVVSDDPIAEALGGPRVGVVEFLHALERAAKDDRVVGLVARVGTAPMGLARHQEIRDAVEAFRKSGKFAVAWSETMGEFGSGTGAYYLATAFDEIYLQPSGDIGFTGLMYETPFMKGAFDKLGVVPKMDHRWEYKNAMNTYTETKFTPPHREALDKVMQSQFDQIVRGVSKARGLDEAQVRAIADRAPILGKEALDAKLVDGMLYRDEVYAKVRERAGGDPTFLWVQKYWERAGSPYKHGPSIAVIHGVGAVQRGNGGFSPLTGSAMGSDTVAGAFRDAVKDKDVRAIVFRVDSPGGSYVASDTILREVVNARKAGKPVIVTMGDVAGSGGYFVAMEADKIVAQPGTITGSIGVLAGKLLTDGFWEKTGLSWDDVHTSASSTMWTGTYDYTPEQWAKFQGWLDRIYADFTGKVAEGRKLPLEKVQQIAKGRIWSGEDAKEIGLVDEIGGFPVALTLAKQAAKIDADAPVTLRTFPRKKTLFEKLTDKGSDSSEPDAATVMMGELIRIARPVAVLAEQAGLLEPAGALSMPPVRAGR, encoded by the coding sequence ATGAAGAAGTTCCTTTTGGTCCTGCTCGCGATCGTGGGCATCCTCTGCATCATCGCCGCCGTGGCGGTGCTCGTCGTCGGCGGGTTGTCCTCCGGGTCGGGACGCATCGGATCCAAGACCGTGCTGGAGGTCGACCTCGAGCAGGGTCTGGAGGAGGTCGTTTCGGACGACCCGATCGCGGAGGCGCTGGGCGGCCCGAGGGTGGGCGTCGTGGAGTTCCTGCACGCCCTCGAGCGCGCCGCGAAGGATGACCGCGTGGTCGGACTCGTCGCGCGCGTGGGGACCGCCCCGATGGGGCTCGCGCGCCACCAGGAGATCCGCGACGCGGTCGAGGCCTTCCGCAAGTCCGGGAAGTTCGCGGTCGCCTGGTCGGAGACGATGGGGGAGTTCGGCTCGGGGACCGGCGCCTATTACCTCGCCACCGCCTTCGACGAGATCTACCTGCAGCCTTCCGGCGACATCGGGTTCACCGGCCTCATGTACGAGACCCCGTTCATGAAGGGGGCGTTCGACAAGCTCGGCGTGGTCCCGAAGATGGATCACCGTTGGGAATACAAGAACGCGATGAACACCTACACCGAGACGAAGTTCACCCCGCCCCACCGCGAGGCGCTGGACAAGGTGATGCAGTCCCAGTTCGACCAGATCGTCCGCGGCGTCTCGAAGGCCCGCGGACTCGACGAAGCCCAGGTGAGGGCCATCGCCGACCGCGCGCCGATCCTCGGAAAAGAGGCGCTCGACGCGAAGCTCGTGGACGGGATGCTCTACCGCGACGAGGTCTACGCGAAGGTGCGGGAGCGGGCGGGCGGGGATCCGACCTTCCTGTGGGTTCAGAAGTACTGGGAGCGCGCCGGTTCGCCGTACAAACACGGCCCCTCGATCGCGGTGATCCACGGCGTGGGCGCGGTGCAGCGCGGCAACGGCGGGTTCAGTCCGCTCACCGGATCGGCGATGGGGTCGGACACCGTCGCGGGGGCGTTCCGCGACGCGGTCAAGGACAAGGACGTCCGCGCGATCGTCTTCCGCGTGGACAGCCCCGGCGGCTCCTACGTCGCGTCGGACACGATCCTCCGGGAGGTGGTCAACGCGCGGAAGGCCGGCAAACCCGTCATCGTCACGATGGGCGACGTCGCCGGATCGGGCGGTTACTTCGTCGCGATGGAGGCGGACAAGATCGTCGCGCAGCCTGGGACCATCACCGGCTCGATCGGCGTGCTCGCCGGCAAGCTGCTCACCGACGGCTTCTGGGAGAAGACCGGTCTCTCGTGGGACGACGTCCACACGAGCGCGAGCTCGACGATGTGGACCGGCACCTACGACTACACCCCCGAGCAGTGGGCGAAGTTCCAGGGATGGCTCGACCGCATCTACGCGGACTTCACCGGGAAGGTCGCGGAGGGGCGCAAGCTCCCGCTCGAGAAGGTGCAGCAGATCGCGAAGGGGCGGATCTGGAGCGGTGAAGACGCCAAGGAGATCGGTCTGGTCGACGAGATCGGCGGATTCCCCGTCGCGCTGACGCTCGCGAAGCAGGCCGCGAAGATCGACGCGGACGCGCCGGTGACGCTCCGGACCTTCCCGAGGAAGAAGACCCTTTTCGAGAAGCTCACCGACAAGGGTTCGGACTCCAGCGAGCCCGACGCCGCGACCGTGATGATGGGCGAGCTGATCCGGATCGCCCGTCCCGTGGCCGTGCTCGCCGAGCAGGCGGGACTGCTCGAGCCGGCGGGCGCGCTGTCGATGCCTCCGGTTCGGGCGGGACGTTGA